Sequence from the Gemmatimonadota bacterium genome:
TGAGGAGACTTCCTCCGACGATGATCGCGATGTCTACCGGGTCCACCGAGACGGGTAGCCGTTCGATGAAATAGATGTCCGGAGGAATCCGGATGATCTCGTATCGGTCGAGGATCCAGGAGAGTATCAGGCCGAAGCTGGTGCCCAGGAAGGTTCCGAGGACACCGATCGCGAATCCCTGCAGAACGAAGACCCGGAGCACCTGTGGGTCGGACATCCCCATGGATTTTAGAATCCCGATCTCCGAAGTCCGGTCCACGACGACCATGACCAGGGTGCTCACGATGTTGAACGCGGCGACGATCACGATGAGGAAGAGGATTACCCCCATGGCGAGCTTTTCCAGCCGGAGCGCTGAAAAAAGCGACTGGTTCGTAGTGATCCAGCTCTCCGTGTAGTAAAGCGGTCCCAGCTCCGCCTGCAATGCGATTCCGACATCCTCCGCCACCCAGGGATCCACGATGCGAACGCCCAGCCCCGACACCTGGTCATCCGTGCGCATCCCGAGGAGCGATTGCACCTGCTCGAGCGGGGCGTAAGCATTGTTCATGTCGTAGTCGTACATCCCCGTCCCAAAGGTTCCTGCCACCACCCACCGACGGATCGCCGGGCTCAGCGTCCCCATCGGGGTGAAGCCCATGTTCTCCACGGCGATGACAAAGATGGTGTCGCCCGGAAAGAGACCCATTCGCGCGGCGTTCAGCTCCCCGAGGACGACGGGGGGAAGCTCTCCCTCGGTCGCTTCGAGATCGCTGAGCTGCCGTCGCAGCTCCGCCTCGGTTTCGGTGGCGGCCTCCTCCGGCGGCGCCCCGAGGTCGAAGCCATAGAGGTCCAGGGCCTGCGCGAAATCCGCCCCGCGGATGACCATGACCTTGGTCAGCGCGAAAGGGGTGACGGCTTGGACCGAAGTGTTTTCCTGAACTCGCACCGCGATGTCCCGCCAACCGCTCATGCGGAGGGAATTTCCTCTCTCCAGAACGACCAGATGCGGCGTCGCCCCCAGGATCTTGTCCTGGAGCTCCTTCTGCATGCCGTCCATGACACCGATCACGACGATCAACGCGGTCACTCCGACGGTGATTCCGCCGAGGGCGATCCAGGTGATGAAAGAGAGGAGGCGGCCTCTCTTTCGAGAGGCGAGATACCGCCGGGCGAGGAACCAGGAAAGCCGTACCACGTCAGGCTCCGGAGCTCATGCTCCTCCTCCCTCTTCGGGCCGGAGGGTGGGAAAGAGGATGACGTCTCGGATCGAAGCGCTGTCGGTGAGGAGCATGACGAGGCGGTCCACCCCGATTCCAACCCCCCCCATCGGCGGCATTCCGAACTCCATGGCGCGCAGGAAGTCTTCGTCGATCGGGTGGGTTTCGTCGTCGCCCGCCTCTCGGAGGCGGCTCTGTGCTTCGAAGCGCTCCCGCTGGACGAGAGGATCATTCAACTCGGAGAAAGCGTTGGCGATCTCTCGCCCGGCCACGAAGAGCTCGAAACGCTCGGTGAGGCCGGGTGCGCCGCGCTTGGCCTTGGCGAGAGGGGAAAGCTCGACCGGGTAATCAATGACGAAGGTGGGCTGCACGAGCAGGGGCTCCACGAGTGCGCCGAAGAGCTTGTCCAGGAGACGGCCCCGGCCGGCCCCGGGCTCGAGGTCCTCCCCGGCCGCACCCTGAGCGCGTTCCCTGAGCTCGGCCTCTCCGATCGCGGTTACGTCCTCCCCGAGGCGGTCATTCAACGCATTCAAGAAGCCCACACGTGCGAAGGGGGGGGCGAGACTCACGCTCTCCCCCTGATAGGTGAGTCGGGGTCCCCCGAGGACTTCATCGGCAACGGACCCGAGCAGCTCCTCCACGACCCCCATCATCTCGTGATAATCCGCGAAGGCCTGGTAGAACTCCAGCATCGTGAACTCCGGGTTATGCACCCGGTCGATCCCCTCGTTCCGAAAATCCTTCCCGATCTCGTACACTCGCTCGAATCCGCCCACGACGAGCCGCTTCAGGTAGAGCTCGTCCGCGATTCGCAGGTAGAGCGCGGTGTCCAGGGCGTTGTGGTGGGTGGTGAAGGGCCTCGCGGCGGCGCCCCCGTAAATCGGCTGGAGGATCGGGGTCTCAACCTCCAGAAACCCCCGGCCGTCGAGAAAACGCCGAATCGCCGTGAGCACTCCGGCCCTCGTGCGAAAGACCTCGCGCACCTCCGGATTCACGGCCAGGTCCGCGTAGCGTTGGCGATATCGTCCCTGCACGTCCGCGAATCCGGAGTGGACGATGCGCTCCCGCGACTCGGGATCCACTTCATCCTTTCCGAAGGGGAGCGGACGCAGGGACTTCGAGAGGAGGATCCAGGACTCCGTCCGAAGCGTCACCTCGCCCGTCCGGGTGCGAAAGAGGCTGCCCTCCGCTCCGATCCAGTCGCCGAGATCGAGGAGGGAGAGGATTTCGAAAGCCTCTTCCCCGAGGACGTCCAGGCGAAGATAGAGTTGGATGCGGCCGGCACCATCCTGGATGTGGGCGAATGCCGTCTTCCCGTGTCCCCGCCAGCTTACGATCCTACCGGCGACGCGGACACGGATTTCATCCCCCGATTCCTCGGCGCTTCCCTTCTCCGCTTCCTCGAAGGCCCGGATGGCTTCTTCGCTCCGGTGGGTTCGGTCGTAGGCGTAGGCAAAGGGCTCGATCCCCCGTTCGCGGAGGGCGTCCAGCTTTTCCCGGCGCGTTCGGAGGAGGTGACTCGCTTCGCGGGTCATGCCTTCGCCTGCGCGCCGTACTGTTTCAGGTAAGCCTGGATGAATGGGTCCAGATCGCCGTCCATGACGCGGTCCACGTCGGTGATCTTCAACTCCGTCCGGTGGTCGTTCACCATGGTGTAGGGCTGGAAGACGTACGACCGAATCTGATTTCCCCAAGCGATGTCGGTCTTCGTCGCCTCGACCGCTTCTTTCTCCTTCTCTCGCTCCGCGATGGCCCGGTCGTACAGGGCAGCCCGAAGCATCTTCATTGCCGTCGCGCGATTCTTGTGCTGCGAGCGTTCCTGCTGGCACGAGACCACGATCCCGGTGGGGATGTGGGTGAGTCGAATCGCGGAGTCGGTCTTGTTCACGTGCTGGCCGCCCGCGCCGGAAGCCCGGAAGGTATCCACGCGAAGATCACCTTCGTCCAGATCGATCTCGATCTCCTCGTCCACCTCGGGATAGATGAAGACGGATGCGAAGGAGGTGTGCCGGCGAGCCTGAGAGTCGAAAGGGGAGATGCGTACCAGCCGGTGCACACCTTTCTCGGCCTTGAGGTAGCCGTAAGCCCACTCGCCGGAGATCGCGAGGCTTGCGCCCTTGATCCCCGCTTCTTCACCCGGCTGGAGGTCGAGCAGCTCGACCTTGAACCCATGGCGCTCGGCCCACCGGCGGTACATGCGAAGGAGCATCTCGGCCCAGTCCTGGGACTCCGTGCCGCCGGCGCCGGGGTGGATCGTGAGAATCGCCCCGAGGCGATCGTCCTCCCCCTGAAGCATGGTCCGGAGCTCGAGCGCTTCGAGTCCCTCCTCGAGTCGGGCGAGCTCCCGAACCCACTCCTCCTCCAGGCCGGGATCGGGCTCCGTACGAAGGAGCTCGGCTAGATCCACCAGCTCGGTGGCCTTCGCATCCAGCGTGATCCAGGGCTCGACCCAACCCTTGAGTCGGGTCGCCTCCGCCATGACTTCTCGAGCTTCTTCGGGCCGCTCCCAGAACGTCGGCTCGGCCATGCGAGCCTCCATCTCCTGGATCCGGCGAGATCGAAGCTCGACGTCAAAGAAACCCCCTCAGGTCCTGGACCCTTTGGCGGAGGTACTTCACTTCGTGGATCGCGTCGGCGTTCATGCTTCCTTATGGAGAAGGGGCCGCCCGCGCGGGAACGGCCCCTCCGAGACGGGGCCCCGGCCGGCCGGCTCGCCGCGCCCGGGCCATATTTGAAACATACCCCCGGAGCCCGCGCGGTTCAACGCGTCGAGGCCGGGACGCGCCCCCGGAACGGTGTCGTCAGAAGGTGTGCCTTCCCTTCCCCAACACCTGGTTCAGGGCGTCCTTGAAGAAGGATGTCCCCTCTGCCGTCTCTAGCCCGACCTGGTCCACGTATTCCTTCCATGAGCGCTCCACCTCCGAACGGAAGTCCTGCTGGAGGGTGCCCCGGTCGAAGGACTCACGGTACTTCACCGGATAGTAGGCGATGATGTCGGACACGAGGACCCGGGCCAGGTGCCGTGCTCTCTCGTGGGGATCCCGGTGGCCGAAACGCTCCGCCCCGGAGGCCACGGAAGGGACCCCAGGGTGACCGGCCCTCTGGACGGGCGGCGCGCTTTCTTCCGCAACCGTGTCCGGCGAGTGGGAGGTCGCTTCCTCCGCCGCCTCTTCGGGTACCGCAACGGTCGGGTCGAAGTCCGTTCCGGCTACGTCGGCTACTTCCGAGAGAGGAGGCGCTACGCCGCCTGGCTCGCTGGCTTCCCCCCAGGGTTCGGCCGCTCCCGCGGGAGCGACGACCTGAAAGACGCGGAGGCATGCCGAGCAAATCGCGTGGACTCCCGCCACCGGAACCTTCGCGGGGTCGATCGGAAAGCCCGTCGAGCAAGAGGGGCAATACACCGTGAACGCGGGAGCGGTGTTCGTCACCTGCCGGGATTCCTCCTGCCGGGTCTGGGCGTGTGGCCGCGTTTCGACATGTGCGCTCCTAATCGGTGACGTAACGCTCCACGCGCGTGCCGATCTGTCTGCGATCTACGACGTACACCGATCCGGGAAGCGTCTTGGCGTAGGTCTTCATTTCCGCCGCGAGCTCGCTCGCCTCCGCGGTGTGGATGAATTCCTGTGCCTGATTCGTGACGACTCCGATGGAGAGCGACATCATCGGTATCCGATGGAAGTTGCCGCGACGGTCTTTTCCGAGGAAGTACCCCATCCGGCGGTCCTCCTCCGAGTACTGATATGGAATGAGCTCGTCGAACAGGCCGAGGATCTCGTCGCAGGTGCGTTCCATGTGTTCGAGGGGCATCGAGAAGAGGAAGTCGTCCCCCCCGATGTGGCCCACGAATCCTCCGGGCGCGAGGGCGCGCACGAGATCGCGTAGGATCTTCGAAACGAGGAAGATAACCCGGTCTCCCCGGTTGTACCCATACCGGTCATTGAATTCCTTGAAGTGGTCGAGGTCGGCGTAACAGAGCGCGAAGGGCGCGCCGTTCGCGAGCCGCCGAGCCAGGTCGCGGTCGATCTGATTCGTCCCGGGAAGACGGGTGGTGGGGTGAACCGAGACATCGCGTGCCGCCCGGCGGAGGAGGAGGTCGAGGCGGAGGTAATTTTCGCGATCCGACGCCTCCTCGTGGAGAACCTCGTCGGCCCCCGCTTCGAGCCCTCTCGTCGAGAGGTCCGGGACGTCGGTCGGCACCATGAGTGCCACGGGGACGATCGCCGTGAAGGGATCCTCCTTCATCCGCGCGCAGATCTCGAGGGAGGCCAGCGGCTCCTCGCGGGCGTCCAGGACCAGGCAGGCCGGAAAGGCCCGGCTGGCCCGCTCCAGAATCTCGACCGGGGTCCCAAGGGTCACGACGTCGAGCCCCTGGGAGCGGGCGAATTCAGCCAGGAGCGCGGGAACGTCGTTGCGCCCACCGTCGCAGAAAAGGAGGGTGCGCTCCGCGGCCATCGGATTCCTTGAGAGTCGTCGAAGGATTGGGCCGGATCAGGGTACCGGGGCGTCACTCACTAGTCAAACAAGCTTGCGCACTAAGAGGAAATCAATTCTTCGCTCCTCCTTGGAGACTCGGGCCACCTGGATGCGAACCCGGTCGCTGAGCCGGTAACGGCGCTTCGTGCGTGTTCCGGCGAGGGTGTAGGACTCAGGCTGAAAGACATAATAATCATCGCCCAGGGCACTCACGTGTACCAGTCCCTCCACGAAGAACCGGTCCAGGAGGACGAAGAACCCAAAGGTCGTGACCCCCGAAATCGTCCCGTCGAACTCGGAGCCGAGGTGCCGGCGCATGAACTCGACTTTCTTGAGCTCGACCGAGTCCCGTTCCGCCTTCTGGGCGATCCTTTCCCGCTCGCTCGAGCGCGCCGTCATCTCGTCCAGGTAGGGAGCCCCCCAACGTTCATGGGGCTCTCGCCCCTGGACGAGGCTTCGGACGACCACCCTGTGGAGTGCCAGGTCGGGGTACCTCCGAATCGGCGAAGTGAAGTGGGTATAGGCTTTCGACGCGAGCCCGAAGTGACCCAGGTTCTCGGCGTCGTAACGCGCGCGGGTCATGGACTTGAGGACGACGGTGGAGACGAGGGGCCCCTCGGGTCGTCCCTCGGTGCGACTCAGGATTTCCTGAAGGATCTTGGGCCGGAGCTTCCCCTTCGGAACGGAATGTCCGATCGAGTTCAGGAATGCGCGGAGCTCGTCTCCCCGGTCCTCCGCGGGCGGTTCGTGGATGCGAAAGGGAATGGGGAGCCCGCGCGACTCGGCTTCGCGAGCCACGACTTCGTTCGCGAGGATCATGAAGTCCTCGATCAACCGGTGGGAATCCATCTGAACCCTCCGGAGGATGTCCACCGGGGCCCCTTCCGCATCGAGTATCACGCGTGCCTCGGGGAGGTCGAAGTCGAGGGACCCGCGATCCTTTCGTTTCCCTCGGAGCGCCTTCGCGAGGCGGTCCAGCGTGCGGAGTGCGTCGTCCGTCACCTCGTCCACGGTCGCCTGCCCCGAAAGGACATCCTGGACGAGATCGTAGTCGAGGGCATGAGCGCAACGAATCCAGCTCCGCTCGAAGCGGTGCCCCCGGACCCGTCCTTCCTCGTCCATCCTCAGAAAGAGTGAGACTGCCAGCCGGTCCGTTCCTTTTCGCAGCGAACAGAGATCGGACGAGAGGTGATGCGGAAGCATGGGCACGACCTGGTCCACGAGGTACACAGAGGTTCCTCGGTGAAAGGCTTCCAGGTCGAGCGGTGATCCCTCTTCGACGAAATGCGACACGTCCGCAATGTGGACTCCTACTTCCCATGTCCCGGGACCGGCGGGGGTAACCGAGAGCGCATCGTCGTGGTCCTTCGCGTCGGAGGGGTCGATCGTGAAGACATGAAGATTCTTGTGGTCCTTGCGTTCCCCGGGAGTCCGGAGTCGGTGAGCGGCCTCGCGGGCGGCGGTCTCCACTTCCGAAGGGAACTCCGCCTTGAGACCGTGGCCGTAAAGGATCGCGAGAACATCCACGCCGGGGTCCTCCATTCCCCCGAGGACCCGTTCGATCTCGCCGCCGGCGTTCAGGCGCCGGTCTCCGAAATGGACGATGCGGACCACAACAACGTCTCCCTCGCGGGCGCCGCCGGCTTCTCCCCCGGGCAGGAGCACATCTCGGGAGAGCCGTGGATCGAGGGGGGCCACAAAAGCGAGGTTCCGCGCGCGGTGAAAGGTCCCCACGATCGTGGGATGCGCCCGGTCGAGGACCTTGAGGACCCGCCCGACTGCCGAGAGACCCCGAGGGCGGCTCTCGATGCGGGCGGTCACGCGGTCTCCATCCATTCCCGAGGCCAGATTAGCGGCAGGGATGAAGAGGTCCTTCTGGCGGGGCTGGTCGGGTCGGAGAAAGGCGTCGCCGGACCGTGTGATCTGAAGGGTTCCCACGACGAGGTTGATCTTGTCGGGGATCGCGTAGCGATTGCCCTTTACCCGGTAGAGCTCCCCACCCTGTTCGAGCCGCCGGAGGAGCTCCCGGAACGCCCTGTACTGGGCTTGGGGGACATCGAGGAGGCGGGCGAGGTCTTTCGGCTTTACCGGGCCGCGCCGGGATTCTCGCAGGGCGGCGATCACTTCGTCGGGACCCGGCACCGCCCCCTGGCGCTTCGCCTCCGTCAAAGACCGAGGCCCAGCGTCAGATGGACCGGTTCCTGATCGAGAGAAGGTCCGCCGCGCGCGAGAGAACGGGCGATCCCGAGCTCGAAGCGCTCGTACCGGAGTCCCAGGCCCACCGCCGCGCCATCGATCTGTGTCCGGTTACCGAAGATGTATCCGCCCCGCACCGTAACTCGGTCGCCGGTGCCGAGCGAAATTTCCGAGCCCAGGAGCACCGAGGGATCGCCAAGCTCTCGCACGCGATCCTCCACTTCCAGGATCAAACGGACTCTGAGCTCTTCTTCGCCGACGTCCCTCAGCAGGGAGTAAGCGGCGCCAAAACGGAGTCGCGAAGGAAGCGGTTCGGACTGAATCGGACCCTCGGATTTGAGACGCGGGCCGAGGTGGGCGACTAAAACGCCAAGCTCGAGCGGGTGGCTCCCGAAGGGCTGGAGCTGGACGCCGATGTCAGCCGCGTAGGTAGTCGCCCGCACACCCCCGTCCGGACACTGCCCGCGACACCCTTGGCGGAACTGCACGAACTTGAAGTTTACGCCACCCGCGATCCAACTCCCGAAGCGGGCGGCGGTCGACAGGATGGCCTGGTGCTGGCGGATCGTGATGGACCCGAGGACGGCCCCCGTCTCGTCCGTGAGGTCCTGCGTGCCCGAGTCGAGGAGGGCATAGGAAAGGCCGAGCGTACCCCCCCGGTCCCAGGCCAGAAGTGCGGAGACGCCGGTCGCCGTCCCCGACACGTGTTCGCCCTGGTAAACCAGGATGCTCGACCGGTCGAGACGCGCGAGTCCCGCCGGATTCCAGAAGGCCCCTTCGGAGGTCGTGAGCGGCGTCATTGCGCGGGCGAGCCCGACACCCTGGGCGCCGAATGGGATCAGGAGGAACAGCGCTCCCTCATCGGCCGCCTGGGCCGACGCCGAAGGCGGGAGAAAAAAAACGAGCCCTCCCCAGAGGGTCAAGAAGTTACGAAGCCTGCGGAGTGCCATCGTCCTCGGGGACCGGGAGACCGAGTCGGCGGAGCTGCGCCCTTTTTCGCCGCCAGCCGGGGAGCACCTTCACCCAAAGATCGAGATACACCGGCGATCCCAGGAAGTGCTCGATTTTTTCTCGCGCAGCCACCCCGAGATCCCGAATGGCCCGTCCGCCTTCCCCGATCAGGATTCCCTTCTGTGATTGGCGCTCCACGAACAGGTTGGCCTGGATGTAGGTGCGGTCCCGTCCCTCGCGAAACTCCTCGATCTCACAGAAAGTCGCATAGGGCACTTCTTCCTCGAACTGTTCGAAGAGGGCCTCCCGAACGCATTCGGCGGCGAAAAAGCGGACCGGCTCGGCGGCGATGTCGTCCTCGGGAAAAAGAAAGGGCCCCGGAGGGAGGAGGGCGCGCAACGCGGTCAGGAGCTCTCCCGTTCCAACTCCGGTGCGGGCCGAGACGAGAAAGCGGCGGGCTCCGGCCTCGCCTTCGAGCCAGGCCACGTCACGGGCGACGGAAGCCGCATCAGCGAGGTCCGTCTTGTTCACGATCCCGATGCGTGGCCCCCGTCCCTCGGACGCCACATCGAGGAGAAGTCTTCGGGCTGCCTCATCCATCTGATGTGTGGGGTCGAGGACCAGGGCGAGGAGATCGGCGGAGCGTGCGGCCTCTCGTGCGCCCGCCAGAAGGGCCCGCTGAAGGAGGTCGCGGGGGTGTAGGACGCCCGGAGCATCGACGAGGACCAGTTGAGTCCCATCCGACGTGTTCAGCCCGAGGATCTGGC
This genomic interval carries:
- a CDS encoding ABC transporter permease yields the protein MVRLSWFLARRYLASRKRGRLLSFITWIALGGITVGVTALIVVIGVMDGMQKELQDKILGATPHLVVLERGNSLRMSGWRDIAVRVQENTSVQAVTPFALTKVMVIRGADFAQALDLYGFDLGAPPEEAATETEAELRRQLSDLEATEGELPPVVLGELNAARMGLFPGDTIFVIAVENMGFTPMGTLSPAIRRWVVAGTFGTGMYDYDMNNAYAPLEQVQSLLGMRTDDQVSGLGVRIVDPWVAEDVGIALQAELGPLYYTESWITTNQSLFSALRLEKLAMGVILFLIVIVAAFNIVSTLVMVVVDRTSEIGILKSMGMSDPQVLRVFVLQGFAIGVLGTFLGTSFGLILSWILDRYEIIRIPPDIYFIERLPVSVDPVDIAIIVGGSLLISLVATIYPALQASRLEPVEAIKHE
- a CDS encoding diguanylate cyclase; this encodes MAAERTLLFCDGGRNDVPALLAEFARSQGLDVVTLGTPVEILERASRAFPACLVLDAREEPLASLEICARMKEDPFTAIVPVALMVPTDVPDLSTRGLEAGADEVLHEEASDRENYLRLDLLLRRAARDVSVHPTTRLPGTNQIDRDLARRLANGAPFALCYADLDHFKEFNDRYGYNRGDRVIFLVSKILRDLVRALAPGGFVGHIGGDDFLFSMPLEHMERTCDEILGLFDELIPYQYSEEDRRMGYFLGKDRRGNFHRIPMMSLSIGVVTNQAQEFIHTAEASELAAEMKTYAKTLPGSVYVVDRRQIGTRVERYVTD
- the prfB gene encoding peptide chain release factor 2 (programmed frameshift), which codes for MNADAIHEVKYLRQRVQDLRGFLDVELRSRRIQEMEARMAEPTFWERPEEAREVMAEATRLKGWVEPWITLDAKATELVDLAELLRTEPDPGLEEEWVRELARLEEGLEALELRTMLQGEDDRLGAILTIHPGAGGTESQDWAEMLLRMYRRWAERHGFKVELLDLQPGEEAGIKGASLAISGEWAYGYLKAEKGVHRLVRISPFDSQARRHTSFASVFIYPEVDEEIEIDLDEGDLRVDTFRASGAGGQHVNKTDSAIRLTHIPTGIVVSCQQERSQHKNRATAMKMLRAALYDRAIAEREKEKEAVEATKTDIAWGNQIRSYVFQPYTMVNDHRTELKITDVDRVMDGDLDPFIQAYLKQYGAQAKA
- the era gene encoding GTPase Era — translated: MTLLPTPPVGPGPNPATRCGYVALLGVPNSGKSTLFNALVGSRLSIVTPKAQTTQRQILGLNTSDGTQLVLVDAPGVLHPRDLLQRALLAGAREAARSADLLALVLDPTHQMDEAARRLLLDVASEGRGPRIGIVNKTDLADAASVARDVAWLEGEAGARRFLVSARTGVGTGELLTALRALLPPGPFLFPEDDIAAEPVRFFAAECVREALFEQFEEEVPYATFCEIEEFREGRDRTYIQANLFVERQSQKGILIGEGGRAIRDLGVAAREKIEHFLGSPVYLDLWVKVLPGWRRKRAQLRRLGLPVPEDDGTPQAS
- the lysS gene encoding lysine--tRNA ligase — encoded protein: MTREASHLLRTRREKLDALRERGIEPFAYAYDRTHRSEEAIRAFEEAEKGSAEESGDEIRVRVAGRIVSWRGHGKTAFAHIQDGAGRIQLYLRLDVLGEEAFEILSLLDLGDWIGAEGSLFRTRTGEVTLRTESWILLSKSLRPLPFGKDEVDPESRERIVHSGFADVQGRYRQRYADLAVNPEVREVFRTRAGVLTAIRRFLDGRGFLEVETPILQPIYGGAAARPFTTHHNALDTALYLRIADELYLKRLVVGGFERVYEIGKDFRNEGIDRVHNPEFTMLEFYQAFADYHEMMGVVEELLGSVADEVLGGPRLTYQGESVSLAPPFARVGFLNALNDRLGEDVTAIGEAELRERAQGAAGEDLEPGAGRGRLLDKLFGALVEPLLVQPTFVIDYPVELSPLAKAKRGAPGLTERFELFVAGREIANAFSELNDPLVQRERFEAQSRLREAGDDETHPIDEDFLRAMEFGMPPMGGVGIGVDRLVMLLTDSASIRDVILFPTLRPEEGGGA
- the rnr gene encoding ribonuclease R: MTEAKRQGAVPGPDEVIAALRESRRGPVKPKDLARLLDVPQAQYRAFRELLRRLEQGGELYRVKGNRYAIPDKINLVVGTLQITRSGDAFLRPDQPRQKDLFIPAANLASGMDGDRVTARIESRPRGLSAVGRVLKVLDRAHPTIVGTFHRARNLAFVAPLDPRLSRDVLLPGGEAGGAREGDVVVVRIVHFGDRRLNAGGEIERVLGGMEDPGVDVLAILYGHGLKAEFPSEVETAAREAAHRLRTPGERKDHKNLHVFTIDPSDAKDHDDALSVTPAGPGTWEVGVHIADVSHFVEEGSPLDLEAFHRGTSVYLVDQVVPMLPHHLSSDLCSLRKGTDRLAVSLFLRMDEEGRVRGHRFERSWIRCAHALDYDLVQDVLSGQATVDEVTDDALRTLDRLAKALRGKRKDRGSLDFDLPEARVILDAEGAPVDILRRVQMDSHRLIEDFMILANEVVAREAESRGLPIPFRIHEPPAEDRGDELRAFLNSIGHSVPKGKLRPKILQEILSRTEGRPEGPLVSTVVLKSMTRARYDAENLGHFGLASKAYTHFTSPIRRYPDLALHRVVVRSLVQGREPHERWGAPYLDEMTARSSERERIAQKAERDSVELKKVEFMRRHLGSEFDGTISGVTTFGFFVLLDRFFVEGLVHVSALGDDYYVFQPESYTLAGTRTKRRYRLSDRVRIQVARVSKEERRIDFLLVRKLV
- a CDS encoding zinc-ribbon domain-containing protein, producing the protein MTNTAPAFTVYCPSCSTGFPIDPAKVPVAGVHAICSACLRVFQVVAPAGAAEPWGEASEPGGVAPPLSEVADVAGTDFDPTVAVPEEAAEEATSHSPDTVAEESAPPVQRAGHPGVPSVASGAERFGHRDPHERARHLARVLVSDIIAYYPVKYRESFDRGTLQQDFRSEVERSWKEYVDQVGLETAEGTSFFKDALNQVLGKGRHTF